The nucleotide sequence GAGTGAACCAATGTTGGGAAAATGGCACCAATAGCCTTATACAGCAAATTGCCACAAATCTTCAACTGGCAGAAAATGCAGTATTTGTAAAGCACAGCAAAACTAGGGATGTCTGTCTATATCATGCAAGTCTCTATGGCCTTGCAAAATTTTCGCTGAAAAATCTGATAGTACTATGTTGGGGGAGGAGTCCATTATacataggttttttgtttgtttgtttttgctgtttttatgattttctcatctttaaatttgATGCTTCAATTATAATGTATCTCAGTGCTTATTTCTTGGAGTTCATCTTCTTTAGtgttctgtgcttcctggatctgcacacttgtttccttccccaggttagaggacttctcagccattattattgaagtatgttctctgcctttttctctcttcctctgctgggacCCCTTAATGTGAAGGTTGGTTTGCTTGATGTTGTCCTGTAAGTCCCTTAAGCTCTCTTCACGCTTATCCAATTAGAACagcaaaaaggagagagattgaAAAAGTTCCACTGCCCTGTCTTTGAGTTCATGGattgttttctggctttttcaAGTATGTTGTTTAACTTCTCTTTAGTTCAATtgttgtattcttcagctctgtcaCTTCTATTAActacttaattatattttctttttgttgaaattctcacttGGTTTATGCGTTATTCTCCTGAACTCTGTGGACTTCTTTATCACTGTTATTTTCAATTCATTGTCAGGTAAATCACTTACCTTCATTAAGGTTCTTtacttgttcttttgtttgcaaCATATTCTACTGTTTTTTCATTTGATCTCTGTACTGGTTTCTGTGCATTACACAAAACAACCAAGTCTCCCAGTCTTAAAGGAATGGCCTCATGTAGGAGATAAACCTTATTCTCCTCTGACTTAGCTCTTGGTGGTCTCTCAGGGTTTGTGATACCTTTCAGCCTCTCCAAGAGGAGGATCTCAGTCAGCATCTGGATTCATGGTAACTGGAAGCCAGGCCTTCTTGAAAGTTTGTAGATAGATTTCTTTCAGGAGGAAGATGGGCATTTTTATCTGCTCACTCTATGTtcagctctgtggtgacagttaaGAAGTGCTTCTTTGGTTGCTGCAGTCATGGGGAACCCATGAACTTATGCCATGCTCTCAAGGGGTATGTCCTTATGTGTCAGACACAGAAGTCAGAGTGCTAGATGTGTACATCAGCTCCTTTCTTGGAGACCCTCAACCTGGAACAGAAGGAGAGCATGCAGATGACTCCCACTgacctccactttttttttttgcagagtcTTATCAGTAGGCATTTAGTTGTGTATTAAATTAGAAGCCTGCTTAATTAGAAGCCTGCCAAAACTTTAAGATAAGCAGATAGGCTTCTTTCAAAGAAGGACTATGTGCTTTTCAGTCTGTTGCCTCTGCTCTAGGCTctgggggggtggtggtggtagccATGGGGCCTTTAAGAACGATTTTAGTTTTGTATAGCCTGTGAGTCCCATGAATACAAGCCCTGGTGGCTTTCAAAACTGCCTGTTGCATGGTCTCATCTCTCAGGTGCACATCTTAAAAGTTAGAGTGCCAGATAGGGATTCAAATGCTTTGAGCCCAGAGTTGTGAGTTCCCTCCCAGTGCGGATGTGGCACTAGGGTTGGGGTTGATGGCAAGTGTGTCAGTCTCTCCTTCATATTTCAGTGtgggttttttgcttgtttgtgtaATATGTAGGGGTCACTCAACTagtttttggatttctttcagaaCAAAGTGCTCCTTAGGTAGCTGTATATTTGGTGTGTTCATGGGAGGAGAGGCATTCAGGATCATCTTATGTCACCATCTTGAACTGGTGCCTAATAGGAGGTGATATCTGattgtggtttggattttcatttttctgatgactCATGCTGACTAGCACCTTTTCACATGCCTATTGGCCCTATTTAGGTCCTCTGAGTGAGGCTGGAACGGTCTCATGAATCACATAAGTAGCAATGAGGTGTCCCTGCCTATTACCTGATACATGGGTGGCTAATGCTTCTCCTTGGTCCCTTGGCCTTTTATGCTGGATCCCATAGCTCTCTCAAAGGCACTATTGCTTAGGTAGGGATGGGTGCtcaatgtttgtttttgggtGAGAGGACAAAAAGTCAACAagttagttaacttacagtgtatgcagtgtgatcttggttttgggggtagatttctgtgatttatcacttacctACAACACTCAGTActcgtcccaacaagtgtcctgctcagtgcccatcacccatttcaccatCTCCCCTGCCACGAaccctcatttttttctatttaagagtctcttatgaggGAGTATTTCTATGAGATGAAGTTCCAAAATGACGAGGTCACAGGGTATATGCAGTTTCATTTTGGTAGATATAGCCAAATCACTTGGTATAGAGTGTTCTACGCACAGTACATGAATGCCTATTTCTAcagtgactttttaattttatcaaccTGAAAAATAGCAACTCATTATAGTTGTAATTTGCATGaatcttatttatatttcctttccagTGAACTAtccataaagattttattttttttaagtaatctctacatctacatggggctggaacccacaaccctgagatccagagtcatgtgctctactgactgagccagccaggtgccccactttttgtatttctctgtttgaGGTTTTAATCCTTTACTTACTGATATACTGGAGCgctttctttttttgattggAGTTAACAAAATTGAGAATATCTtttctgtaaaggaaaaaaaaaagaaccagggcAGCTTAGGTAAGAAACAaaaactcagttttaaaaagtgcCCCCTactcacctgggtggcttagtcagttaagcttctaacttcagctcaggtcatgatctcagagttcgttaGTTCAAgtcctggatcaggctctgtgctgacagcctggagcctgctgtggattctctgtctccctctctctgcccctctcctgctcgtgtgcaccctctctctctctctcaaaaatattttaaaaaatttaaaaagtgctcCCTACTTCCAGCCCATCCTGCCGTGAACAGACGCTTACTGTAGGCAATGTCCGTTCAGTAGAAATACCCTGAAAGCCGTCTACGGATGGTCCACAAACTTTGACTTtcctggaaaatgttttaaatccagGTTAGAATTGAACAGTCAAAAGTGCTGAATCAGAACAAAATGTGAAAAGTCAGGAGCCCCCTCAGGGAATCGATAGCATACAAGttagtaagcatttaaaaagacctaacggagaaccagggggagcggaggagggacagagagttggggagagagagggatacaaaacttgagagactattgaatgctgaaaatgaactgagagttgaagaggaagggggaggggggaaaagaggtggtggtgatggaggagggcacttatggggaagagcactgggtgttgtatggaaaacaacttgacaataaaatattgaaattaaaaaaataataaaaaaaataaaaagacaacccataccattgcttttaaaagttaaattgttGAAGGTCCCCAAGTACAGAAAGCACGAGAGGGGCTTTATATTTGCCATTAGGGCAGGGTCCCCAGGGTGAGACCAAGGAGCCACCTCGCAGGCTGTCctcagcctggggtgggggctgttggCTCGGTCGGGGTCTGTGTGGTTAGTACTTGGCAGCACCTAGGAAAACTGCCCCGGGGAGGTTGATATGAAACTTACCTGCCTCTCGCCTTGCCTTTCCTTTCCCAGCTCATGTGCTCATCAGTGCAGAAAGCCCTGTTTGAAGAGGAGGACCACGTCAAGAAGCTGCAGCAGAAGGTGGCCACCCTTGAGAAGCGGAACAAGCAGCTTCGGGATCGAGTGAAGAAGGTCAAGAGATCATTGAGGCAGGCCCGGAAAAATGGTCGCCACCTGGAGCTGGTGAACCAGAAGCTCAGCGAGAAGTTAGCAGCTGCGGCAGGCGCTGTCCCGCACATTAATGCCTTGGGGCaggagccaccaggtgccaccTACCTGCGGGGGTAGCAGGGACTGAGCagtggcctggcctggccctgctGGAGCATGTTGCCTCTTAccagggaatgtaaaatgatggcATGTTTGTGCACATCGGTCAAAAAGTCTTGtagatgatatttttaatatgaatttggTAGAGCCTACTTGCTTTAAGGGGCAAGTCTTGCTATTTCCTTGGTTGCtgggccccttcccctccctgccttgctCCCAGGCTGGGTGCTTGCAAGTCCAGAGCCCGCAGGATCCTGGAGCATCATGTTCTTGCCTGGGGCCTGTCCTCTGCTTTCAGAAACACCCTGGAAAGTGTACTTACTGTGGAAAGAACATTTTAGAATCTCTAGATGTACAGGAATCAAGGGGTTCAGGCTTAGTTCAGAAGAAAAGCACTATGATCTCAGCTCCGAGCTTCAGGACCACCAATAGTTTTGAGGAGAGATCTGCAGCACGCCATGGAACCTTCTCCTGTCTTATTTGCCACATTTTTGGAAGGAGGATTTCAGGCTTGCAAAGCGCCCAAGGATGCCTGTAAATAAACATGTGCATTGTGTCTCTACTCCAGCCAGCATTTCCTGAGAGCTGAAGCACTGTAAGCCTTACTATAACGTCATAACAGGTAGTATattgagttggggagaggggtgaggagcAGGTAAGTGAACAAGATGAATTATACCTGATTAATAACACCTAAAGAAGATACCTGTAGGCCACTTTACTCTAAAGGGGACTCGCTTTTACAGACTGGCCATGTTTTATCAAACCATGGTCCTGAGTTGGAAGAGTCTGACCAGTATCTCAGCCACTGCTAAACGCTAACAGTGCTCGTTCACTAACTCCTTCCAGCACCTCTGATTTTGAGATGAGTTGACCTAGTACACTATTAACGTCTATTCTGCAAAGTCACTTTCTTACCTCCTGGAATCAAGTTTCCCAACCAGGCAGCTCTACAGTCTTGCCGCAAGCATTTTCACCACAAACATTTTTGCCATGTAACTCATTAGCTGTAAGGTAACGTTGCTGTCAGAGATAAAATGACTAGTTGataatttggtttcatttttccattgacagagttctcatttttatattgcaTGAATCTTAGCCCTAATAGTCTATACAGTGACCAATACACATGGTGGTCTTAAAATGGTGGATGATAACTACCTCCGTTGACTTGATAGAAAATACAGTAAGAAAACCAATTAGAAGTGTGAAATAAGACTGTAAGGTCAGACTGCGTACCATACTGCCCTGCAGGATGGCAAGTCATCAGGTAAAACAACTCAGCTAGAAAAGCATTACAACATCTGGAAGGCTTCCATCATACAATGCAAAGCTCAGTTACAAATGTGCCTCCCAGTATTTAGAAAACTGATACTTCTCTTagtgatataaaaattatttcctcattATATCCTTTttaaggtcttttattttttgtcattttattttttatggccaAATTGCCTTCTGGCCAATGAGTTAGGCAGTGAAAATGCTTGTGGCAAAGATGCCTAAAGGGAAAATACCGGACATGGTTCCAGGCATTCCAAGCACTTTCACCTCCTAGGACTGTCCAGCCCTGGGAGGAATGTTGGCACGTGAGTCCACATGTCAATGCATCCAGGTTTGTACATGATCAGAGCTCCTCATGCTCATTGGAAAAGACGCTTTAAGGACCGTACAAGCAAAAAGAGTATCCACTAGATCTAATATTCATTTGATCCCTTACTTTCATAGCATTTGATCTAGTCCCAGTTGTGTTATTCAGAAGGGAGCGGAGTGGCCGTCTTGTGATTGTCTTCTGATGGACCCCCCCCATCTACCAGCGTCCCTTGGGCACTGTTCCAGATGGAACCTGCAGGTTGCTCATCAGGAAATCTCCCCATAGATCACCCCAGACACTTCAGTGCTTGATCACGATGTCCTTTCCTTTGGAAATGGCTATTATATTGTGAGATTTGCTCTGCACATTCTTCTTGCTCTGGCAGCTGGTGGGAGGCTGGACTTCTGTCGCTTGACAGGCGAGCTGATGCTCAAGGGGAGAAGTCTACACTCTGGACTGGATGGGAGGGCAGCTCCTGTTTCATTTCCACGCTTCTGCGGCTCCTTTATTAGCTGTATTCTTTTCGGTATGATACAAGGGTTTATTATTTCTGGGGCCATTTCCTTAAAGCACTTTTGCTTCCACCCAAGGGAATGACAAGCCGAAGGGTGATTTATAGCTAGTGTTTTGAGAACTGTGGAACTGGATCCCTACAGATGCAttatgttctactttttttttttttttttaataaatatgagcAGTATTTCAGCTACAACAGTAAGGCGATGTGTGTTTCTTTGGGGTCAGGGAAATTTTAGGATTTCCAGCTTTGGGCTGGAGAAGTACTTTAGATCCTTTTGGGGAAGCATCTGTGAGTAACCTGGGGCACGTAGGAGACTGAGCTCAAATCTCCTTTACTGTTCTCCTGGGGATATGACCtgacccgcccccacccccctttcccaGGGTTCCCATCCCAATGCACCTGCAGAAAAGCAGTGGTATCCAGGTCTGCTCCTCCTAGGGGATGAGTAGCGTCATTAATCAATGCTTGCAAAAATACATTGGAATCTCTTGCCAAAGGTAACTCCCCAGGTCCCTGTCATCTGCTGCATTGTCATCTTAACCAGCCTGTTGTAGCATTCTCTCTGAGATGCAGACCATCGTTTAGTTCTACTTTGGAAAACTCAGTTGGCCTCCTCAAACCCCGAAGTTGCAAAATAaatgagaggcagacagaatctagAATCTTTCAGCTACAGACCCCGGAGTCACAGCTGCAGCATGCGAACCGCAGCTAATGGAGGGGTGGTTCCTTAGGTCTCCACAGTGTGCTTGAATGTGGATGCCCTTGTTGGACTCCAGACCACTgtttctcctgatttttttttttgataccaGGTTCTATCACCCTTTTACTGGTAATAGAAGTAACAGATTCTCACATCTGTCTTGCAAGGTGCCATCTCCCTTaggggagagagaacagaaactTAGATCACAGTGACTTTGAATCAAATTGTTCATTCGGCAACAGTCTGTGTGCTAAAGTGGTGTAAAAAATAAGCATTCAGAGTATTTGGCTCTTTTACCCATAGTATATCATTtactataataattttataaaatagtgaTCCTGTTGCTCATTCTTAAAGAAGAATCTGGAGTTTCAAGAGATTAAATTGCCCAGTGACCACCACCAGTATATGTGGCCGATCAAAGCTTCAGCTCCATCTTGATTTCCTATTATCCTCCTTTTATAGATTAGCAAGTATAAACATTACTACCTAACAGACTGTTCAGAAGATTgaataaaagttttcatttaaatgctAAGCTTGGTTCCTGACACATTGCAAGCACTCAATAGATATCACAAGACTACTACTTGTTTCTAATATTCGCTACAAAGGCCCAACGGTATCAGAAATAAGAGCGTATTTGGTGGGATTCCGTATTAAATTCTACCCCCCTTTCCAGTCATCACACAGCATCTCCAGTTCTTGTTCTTTTCCAACCCACCTCCCTTTTTCCCTCACAATCAGTAGTTGTTCCTCCAAATTTGCCAGGAAAACACAGCCCAGTAGACACGTGTTTCCTCAGTTTCCTTGACTACCACTCACACTGTGTAGTTCTGCATCATCTCTCTCCCTTGCACCCCAAAGGAAGGCACATCCCTACCGATCACATCCAGGGTCAAGCCATTTTCTGTTATCTTGGATTCATATTTCTCCTCTCAAAACTTAGCTCTCCCTCccccaatgttttctttttattgtaaatattttcctcaCGAGGGACTCCTGCCCATATAATCCAGCCATGCTCAATTCTCCCCTTCCTAAGGGAATACAAACCCTCAGAAACGCAGTTTAGAATGTATTGAGGCAGCTTTAAGGATGGCAACATGGAAGGCTCCTTAACTCCCCTCCTCCCAGTCACGCTGAACAATGTTCCCTCTGAAAGAAACCTGACATGAGGTGAGCAGGTCTTCCACCCTGGGGCAACTGACAGCACCCACATCCAATTGAGCAGAAAAGGTTTAGGCACACTCTTACCACAAGTGATGCCTACCCACTGCACAGCGTGATACAATCAGGAGGGAATCTCCGAATGCAAGCTGTTCTTTGAGAGAAGACTTTGGATGCCACATCTACAACCCTAACTCTCAAGACTCCCATCTGAGGGACTAGCCCTCAAAACGCCTAGCTC is from Suricata suricatta isolate VVHF042 chromosome 10, meerkat_22Aug2017_6uvM2_HiC, whole genome shotgun sequence and encodes:
- the CCDC3 gene encoding coiled-coil domain-containing protein 3 isoform X1, producing the protein MDENYNLLPHGVNFQDAIFPDTQENRRMFSSLFQFSNCSQGQQLATFSSDWEIQEDNRLMCSSVQKALFEEEDHVKKLQQKVATLEKRNKQLRDRVKKVKRSLRQARKNGRHLELVNQKLSEKLAAAAGAVPHINALGQEPPGATYLRG